From one Lolium rigidum isolate FL_2022 chromosome 4, APGP_CSIRO_Lrig_0.1, whole genome shotgun sequence genomic stretch:
- the LOC124650171 gene encoding endoglucanase 15-like yields MARNGGANVVAAILGLLALAPMVKLASGHDYGMALKKSILYFEAQRSGTLPPDQRVTWRESSGLFDGKANGVDLVGGYYDAGDNVKFGLPMAFTVTMMSWSILEYGKQMASAGELQNAMGAVKWGTDYFIKAHPEPDVLFGEVGDGDTDHNCWQRPEDMTTSRQAFRIDPQNPGSDLAGETAAAMAAASMIFRTTYPGYANLLLEHSKQLFQFADKYRGKYDSSITVARNYYGSFSGYGDELLWAAAWLFEATEDRFYLEYLATNGDALGGTGWSINQFGWDVKYPGVQVLAAKFLLQGRAGEHADALQRYRQNAEFFVCSCVGKGAVNVPRTPGGVMYHQRWNNLQFVTSASFLLTVYADYATVTGRGAVRCPAGAVQPFEILAFVKSQVNYILGDNPRGTSYMVGYGLNYPRQVHHRGASIVSIKTDPSFVNCHEGYSSWYGKQAGNPNLLEGAIVGGPDEYDDFADERNNYEQTEAATYNSAPLLGVLARLAGACGGLDEYHQSVPEVAPSNANHTVRQSHRHHHEHLEIKQNVTRTWASKRTTYNRYSVTVTNRSRKTVRGLHLGISDLNGRLWGLDKARYGYVPQKWLPALRPGRSLRFGYVQPGPPANVWVTGYKLV; encoded by the exons ATGGCCAGGAATGGTGGTGCTAATGTCGTTGCTGCAATCCTTGGTCTCCTGGCACTTGCACCAATGGTGAAGCTGGCTTCTGGCCATGACTACGGCATGGCATTGAAGAAGAGCATCCTCTACTTCGAGGCGCAGAGGTCCGGCACGCTCCCTCCTGACCAGAGGGtcacctggagggagagctctggTCTCTTTGATGGGAAAGCCAATGGA GTGGATCTAGTGGGAGGGTACTACGACGCAGGCGACAACGTCAAGTTTGGGCTGCCCATGGCGTTCACGGTGACCATGATGTCGTGGAGCATCCTGGAGTATGGCAAGCAGATGGCATCCGCCGGCGAGCTCCAGAACGCCATGGGAGCCGTCAAGTGGGGCACGGACTACTTCATCAAGGCGCACCCcgagccggacgtgctgttcggGGAGGTTGGGGACGGCGACACGGACCACAACTGCTGGCAGCGGCCGGAGGACATGACGACGAGCCGCCAGGCGTTCCGCATTGACCCCCAGAACCCCGGGTCAGACCTGGCCGGAGAGACGgccgcggcgatggccgccgcgtcGATGATCTTCCGCACCACTTATCCGGGCTATGCCAACCTGCTCCTCGAGCATTCTAAGCAG CTGTTCCAATTCGCCGACAAGTACCGCGGAAAGTATGACTCAAGCATCACCGTGGCGCGCAATTATTACGGGTCTTTCAGCGGATACGGG GATGAGCTGCTCTGGGCGGCGGCGTGGCTGTTCGAGGCGACGGAGGACAGGTTCTACCTCGAGTACCTGGCGACCAACGGCGACGCGCTGGGCGGCACGGGCTGGTCGATCAACCAGTTCGGCTGGGACGTCAAGTACCCCGGTGTGCAAGTCCTAGCGGCCAAG TTCCTTCTTCAGGGCAGAGCCGGCGAGCACGCGGACGCGCTGCAGAGGTACCGGCAGAACGCCGAGTTCTTCGTCTGCTCCTGCGTCGGCAAGGGCGCCGTCAACGTCCCCAGGACCCCCGGTGGCGTGATGTACCACCAGAGGTGGAACAACCTCCAGTTCGTCACCAGCGCGTCCTTCCTACTCACGGTGTACGCCGACTATGCCACGGTGACCGGCAGGGGAGCCGTGCGCTGCCCGGCCGGTGCCGTGCAGCCATTCGAGATCCTCGCATTTGTCAAGTCTCAG GTGAACTACATCCTGGGCGACAACCCGAGGGGGACGAGCTACATGGTCGGCTACGGTCTgaactacccgcggcaggtgcaccACCGTGGCGCCTCCATCGTGTCCATCAAGACCGACCCCTCCTTCGTCAACTGCCACGAGGGCTACTCCAGCTGGTACGGCAAGCAGGCCGGCAACCCCAACCTCCTGGAGGGCGCCATCGTCGGCGGCCCCGACGAGTACGACGACTTCGCCGACGAGAGGAACAACTACGAGCAGACGGAGGCGGCCACCTACAACAGCGCGCCGCTGCTCGGCGTGCTCGCTCGCCTCGCCGGCGCGTGCGGCGGGCTCGACGAGTATCACCAGTCAGTCCCGGAGGTGGCTCCTTCGAACGCGAACCACACAGTCCGGCAATCTCATCGACATCATCACG AGCACCTCGAGATCAAGCAGAACGTAACGAGGACATGGGCGAGCAAGCGCACGACCTACAACAGGTACTCGGTGACGGTGACCAACAGGTCCCGGAAGACGGTGCGGGGGCTCCACCTCGGCATCTCGGACCTCAACGGGCGGCTGTGGGGCCTCGACAAGGCGCGGTACGGCTACGTTCCCCAGAAGTGGCTGCCGGCGCTGCGCCCCGGGAGGAGCCTCCGGTTTGGGTACGTGCAGCCGGGTCCTCCGGCGAATGTATGGGTCACTGGATACAAGCTGGTCTGA